The DNA region ATCCGCTATGCGGCGGTGGCGATTTGCGGTGTGCTTTGCGGTTTAGCGGGGGCCTATCTTGCGCTGGGGCTGGCGGCAGGCTTTGGCAAAGAGATGACGGCGGGGCGCGGTTATATCGCCTTGGCTGCGTTGATCTTTGCCAAATGGCGGCCGTGGTATGCCTTGGGTGCGACCCTGCTTTTCGGGTTTCTGGAGGCAGTCGGCAACCGTTTCCCAAGCATCGAGTTCGGCGTCATCACTTTGCCCGCGCAATTCATGCAAGCCCTGCCTTATGTGCTGACCGTGGTGATCCTTGCAGGCTTTATCGGCAAGGCCACCCCGCCCCGCGCCGGCGGAGAGCCCTATATCAAAGAGCGATGAACCCGCGATTGTATTTGCGTGGGCAAAAATCCGACACGCCGGATCAAAGCAACAATTCATTTGCACGGGGGTTTGACATCCCCCCCTAAGCAGCGCAATCCTTGGAAACTACTGACCCGCCCTTCGCCGCGCGCCCGTAACGCCGCCCCTGCCACCTCTGCCCGAGCATGATATGCAGCTTTACCTGCCAATCGCAGAACTATCCGTAAACGCTCTCGTCCTGTTTGGCTTGGGCGGGATTGTTGGGGTGTTGTCAGGTATGTTCGGGGTTGGCGGTGGTTTTATCATCACGCCATTGCTGTTTTTTATGGGTATCCCGCCGGCCGTTGCCGTGGCGACGGGGGCGAACCTTGTGGTTGCCTCCTCTGTCTCGGGGGTGTTGGCGCAGCTCAAACGCAAGGCCGTGGATTTCCGCATGGGGATGGTGCTGCTTGCCGGTGGTCTGGCGGGGTCTGCGCTTGGGATTTGGGTATTTGCATGGCTCACGACCTTGGGCCAGATCGACCTTTTTGTGCAGCTTTCCTATGTGCTGTTTTTGGGTCTGATCGGTGCCATGATGTTCAAGGAAAGCCTTGGCGCCTTGCTGCGCGCCCGCAAACCTAATGCCCCGATCCGGCGTTCCCACGTGCATTATTCGGTCCACAAGCTGCCGCTGAAGATGAAATTTCGGGCCTCAGGGCTGTATATTTCGGTCATTCCGCCCTTGGTGGCAGGGGCTGCGGTCGGGTTTTTATCGGCGATCATGGGCGTTGGCGGCGGTTTTATCATGGTGCCTGCCATGATTTACCTACTGGGTATGCCCACCAAGGTCGTCGTCGGCACCTCGCTGTTTCAGGTGCTTTTCGTGACCGCCTTTACCACCG from Pseudorhodobacter turbinis includes:
- a CDS encoding sulfite exporter TauE/SafE family protein gives rise to the protein MQLYLPIAELSVNALVLFGLGGIVGVLSGMFGVGGGFIITPLLFFMGIPPAVAVATGANLVVASSVSGVLAQLKRKAVDFRMGMVLLAGGLAGSALGIWVFAWLTTLGQIDLFVQLSYVLFLGLIGAMMFKESLGALLRARKPNAPIRRSHVHYSVHKLPLKMKFRASGLYISVIPPLVAGAAVGFLSAIMGVGGGFIMVPAMIYLLGMPTKVVVGTSLFQVLFVTAFTTVMHAVTSQTVDMVLALLLILGGVVGAQIGSRIGLMLRAEQLRILLALMVLAVCLRIALGLLLTPDELYSIAPGRFP